From one Agathobaculum sp. NTUH-O15-33 genomic stretch:
- a CDS encoding MarR family winged helix-turn-helix transcriptional regulator produces the protein MSVPLFYKYASILHRCGNRFYDQALASFGIGCGQQFFLSRIAEHEGITMYDLAALGRFDKGTVTRAVQKLEELGYLRSEVDARDRRIRHLYTTSAAGPALLAIMESRREWVGRISEGLSPEEIKQAESLFARLVQNACQCNIEEGERENS, from the coding sequence ATGTCTGTTCCGCTGTTTTATAAATACGCGTCCATCCTGCACCGGTGTGGCAACCGGTTTTACGATCAGGCGCTCGCATCCTTCGGCATCGGCTGCGGCCAGCAGTTTTTTCTATCACGCATCGCCGAGCACGAGGGGATCACCATGTACGATCTGGCGGCGCTCGGCCGTTTCGATAAGGGCACGGTGACCCGCGCCGTGCAAAAGCTGGAGGAACTGGGCTACCTGCGCAGCGAGGTCGACGCGCGCGACCGGCGCATCCGCCATCTGTACACAACGAGCGCCGCCGGGCCGGCGCTGCTCGCCATTATGGAGAGCAGGCGCGAGTGGGTCGGCCGGATCTCGGAGGGGCTGTCGCCGGAAGAGATCAAGCAGGCGGAAAGCCTGTTCGCGCGCCTTGTACAAAACGCTTGCCAATGCAATATTGAAGAAGGAGAGAGAGAGAATTCATGA
- a CDS encoding MATE family efflux transporter, protein MKTTASQTLQTGNPLGYKPIGGLLLSFALPSTISCLVNSVYNIVDQIFIGQGVGYLGNAATTVSFPIATILMAFATMIGSGGSAYAAIKLGQGEEEEAQRTLSGVLGLSVLIGIACAVLGLVFLEPILRMFGATDAVMPYAKDYTSIMLLGAPFSVIGVGLSNMARTDGSPRLSMYGILIGAVLNSILDPLYIFVLHWGVKGAAVATITSQILSALIMLTYFSHAGKRPDHMRFTRRYLRRPTGRVLGKILTLGVSSGITSGVACIMQVVMNNSLVHYGDQSAVGGEVALSAMGIVMKFTMILGSVAIGIGVGSQPILGFNLGAGHFHRIRKTYLTAALSATISISLCWVLCQLFPYGIVGIFGGGNPQFTEFAVKCLRVYLFGIFCAGFQIVSTNYFQATGQPLKASILSMLRQLLLLIPLIVILPMFFGLDGILFAGPTADILSAVIVALFIIPEMKKLQAKVREEDSAADALKVQTV, encoded by the coding sequence ATGAAAACCACCGCATCCCAAACGCTGCAAACCGGCAACCCTCTGGGCTACAAGCCGATCGGCGGACTACTGCTTTCCTTTGCGCTTCCATCCACCATCTCGTGTCTGGTCAACTCGGTCTATAATATTGTGGATCAGATCTTCATCGGGCAGGGCGTGGGCTATCTCGGCAACGCCGCTACAACGGTATCCTTTCCAATCGCGACCATTTTAATGGCCTTTGCGACCATGATCGGCTCAGGCGGCAGCGCTTACGCGGCCATCAAGCTCGGGCAGGGCGAGGAGGAAGAGGCGCAGCGCACACTTTCCGGCGTGCTTGGTCTGTCGGTCCTGATCGGCATTGCCTGCGCCGTGCTGGGTCTGGTATTTTTGGAACCGATCCTTCGTATGTTCGGCGCAACGGACGCCGTCATGCCTTACGCAAAGGATTATACCTCGATCATGCTGCTGGGCGCGCCGTTCAGCGTAATCGGCGTAGGCCTATCCAATATGGCGCGAACGGACGGCAGCCCGCGCCTTTCCATGTACGGCATTTTGATCGGCGCGGTGCTCAATTCGATCCTTGACCCGCTGTACATTTTTGTGCTGCACTGGGGCGTCAAGGGCGCGGCGGTCGCGACCATCACCTCGCAGATTCTGTCTGCCCTGATTATGCTGACCTATTTTTCCCACGCGGGCAAGCGGCCCGATCATATGCGTTTTACGCGCCGCTATCTCCGGCGGCCGACGGGCCGTGTGCTCGGTAAGATACTGACGCTGGGCGTGTCCTCCGGTATTACCTCGGGCGTGGCCTGCATTATGCAGGTGGTCATGAACAATTCGCTCGTGCATTACGGCGATCAAAGCGCGGTAGGCGGCGAGGTCGCCCTCAGCGCGATGGGCATTGTCATGAAGTTTACGATGATCCTTGGCTCCGTGGCGATCGGCATCGGCGTGGGTTCGCAGCCGATCTTGGGCTTTAATCTGGGCGCGGGCCACTTCCACCGCATCCGCAAGACCTATTTGACCGCCGCGCTCTCGGCCACAATCTCCATCTCGCTGTGCTGGGTGCTCTGCCAGCTGTTTCCGTATGGAATCGTCGGTATATTTGGCGGCGGCAATCCGCAGTTTACCGAATTTGCGGTTAAGTGTCTGCGCGTTTATCTGTTCGGCATTTTCTGCGCGGGCTTCCAGATCGTATCGACCAACTACTTTCAGGCGACCGGACAGCCGCTCAAGGCTTCGATCCTGTCCATGCTGCGACAGCTGTTGCTGCTGATTCCGCTGATCGTGATCCTGCCCATGTTCTTCGGGCTGGATGGTATCCTATTCGCGGGTCCCACCGCCGATATTCTGTCGGCTGTGATCGTCGCGCTGTTTATCATACCGGAAATGAAGAAGCTGCAAGCCAAGGTGCGCGAGGAGGATTCCGCCGCCGACGCGCTGAAAGTGCAAACCGTATAA